The following nucleotide sequence is from Pseudomonas sessilinigenes.
GCCTTGGCCCGGGCATCGCTCAGGCCCCTGACTGCGCATTCGCAGGCCTGCTCGGCACTGGCGCCTGCGGGCATCTCGAAACCCAGGGCCCGGAGTTGCCCCAGCAGGTCGTCCTGGTCAATCAAATCCGCGTGCATCATGGCGCTTATCCTTGTTCAGGGAGTGGGGTCGCCAGCCGATTCTGGTAGGCCGTCCCGATGGCGGCAAGGGCAGATTGTCGCGATGGCCCGTTTACCTATGAACAGGTCGTTTTCGGCTAAGTCGATGACCATGGCCGGTTGCCACAGCGTTGGGAAAAGGCGGCGCAATCAAGTCTTGCGGCGCTTGCTTGTGAGGCTTCGGGCTTGCCTGAAGGGTGGGGTAATGAGCGCTCCTGTCGCGCAAAGACACTCTGTGCAAGCGCTGGGTGTTCGGTAGGATGGCCGCCGAGTGGCAAACCATGGAGCTGGAGTGGATGAAAGTGATGTTCAGAATGGGGTTCGCCTGTTTGTTGTTGATGGTTTCCAGCGCTGCTCTGGCAGCTCCCGAGTGTGGCGATTTTCTGAAGGCCATGACCGATCCACCGAAGTCCCTGGAGTTTTTCCGTTGTGAGTCGAAGCCCCAGGATCAGGGCGCACCGCTGACCGCCAGTTACCGGGTCAAAGGTAAGGATGCCCATGAGGTAGAGCGCTATCTGCAGCGGGAGTTGGGGGTTCAGGAGGGGCTCAGGTTTGTCTGCTGCGGCTGGGAAACGAAGGGTTTCATTTCCTATAGGGATAAAAAGACCGGGCGTAATTACCAGATTGGCATGGGCTCTGAAGAGACGCCCTACAACCAGCGCCAGGATTGGCACAAGATCGGCTATTTCTATGTGACGGTGGTGCTGTATACCGAGGACATCTGAAGGCGTGGCTGTGGCCCTATTACCTATGAGCAGGTCGCTCTTGGCTAACTCGCGGGAAGGCAGAGTGGGCAGACTGAAACCAGCTCGCGTCGTGTCGGTTTGGTCACCTTCTCACCGCAGCTCCTCAGAAGTAGTCCCTGCCTCGATCCTGTCACGGCTTGATCGGGGCTTTTTTTTGCCTGTGGAAAGCTCTCCGGCAAGCTTCGCCGGCAAGCCGGCAAGCCGGCTCCTACGGCGGAGCCGGGGCGGGAGGGGTGAGGATCAGCGCTGTAGCACCAGGATTCTGGAGAGCAGTTCGTCGCGGTCGATGTAGCAGCCCTGGAAGTGCCGAGCGCCGCTGGCCGGATCGAAGGCATTGCGCGCATGCAGGGTGCGCCGATTGTCGAAGCACCAC
It contains:
- a CDS encoding DUF4952 domain-containing protein; this encodes MKVMFRMGFACLLLMVSSAALAAPECGDFLKAMTDPPKSLEFFRCESKPQDQGAPLTASYRVKGKDAHEVERYLQRELGVQEGLRFVCCGWETKGFISYRDKKTGRNYQIGMGSEETPYNQRQDWHKIGYFYVTVVLYTEDI